The following coding sequences lie in one Danio rerio strain Tuebingen ecotype United States chromosome 3, GRCz12tu, whole genome shotgun sequence genomic window:
- the ube2ia gene encoding SUMO-conjugating enzyme UBC9-B produces MSGIALSRLAQERKAWRKDHPFGFVAVPTKNPDGTMNLMNWECAIPGKKGTPWEGGLFKLRMLFKDDYPSSPPKCKFEPPLFHPNVYPSGTVCLSILEEDKDWRPAITIKQILLGIQELLNEPNIQDPAQAEAYTIYCQNRVEYEKRVRAQAKKFSP; encoded by the exons ATGTCTGGTATAGCATTGAGTCGTCTCGCACAAGAACGAAAGGCTTGGCGGAAAGACCATCCTTTT ggGTTTGTAGCCGTACCAACAAAAAACCCTGATGGAACCATGAACTTAATGAACTGGGAGTGTGCCATACCAGGGAAAAAAGGG ACACCGTGGGAGGGAGGCTTGTTCAAACTTCGGATGCTTTTCAAGGACGACTACCCTTCCTCTCCACCAAAGT GTAAATTTGAGCCTCCTTTATTCCATCCGAATGTATACCCGTCTGGTACCGTATGCTTGTCTATTTTAGAGGAGGACAAAGATTGGAGGCCTGCCATTACGATCAAGCAG atCTTGCTAGGAATCCAAGAGCTCCTAAATGAACCAAATATTCAGGATCCCGCACAGGCCGAGGCATACACGATTTACTG CCAAAACAGAGTGGAGTATGAAAAAAGGGTCCGAGCACAAGCCAAAAAGTTCTCTCCGTAA
- the ube2ia gene encoding SUMO-conjugating enzyme UBC9-B isoform X1: MNLMNWECAIPGKKGTPWEGGLFKLRMLFKDDYPSSPPKCKFEPPLFHPNVYPSGTVCLSILEEDKDWRPAITIKQILLGIQELLNEPNIQDPAQAEAYTIYCQNRVEYEKRVRAQAKKFSP, encoded by the exons ATGAACTTAATGAACTGGGAGTGTGCCATACCAGGGAAAAAAGGG ACACCGTGGGAGGGAGGCTTGTTCAAACTTCGGATGCTTTTCAAGGACGACTACCCTTCCTCTCCACCAAAGT GTAAATTTGAGCCTCCTTTATTCCATCCGAATGTATACCCGTCTGGTACCGTATGCTTGTCTATTTTAGAGGAGGACAAAGATTGGAGGCCTGCCATTACGATCAAGCAG atCTTGCTAGGAATCCAAGAGCTCCTAAATGAACCAAATATTCAGGATCCCGCACAGGCCGAGGCATACACGATTTACTG CCAAAACAGAGTGGAGTATGAAAAAAGGGTCCGAGCACAAGCCAAAAAGTTCTCTCCGTAA